The following proteins are co-located in the Candidatus Eisenbacteria bacterium genome:
- a CDS encoding ABC transporter permease subunit — translation MIVALIARNTFREATRDRVLAGMAVAGIVLLLAVQVLTPLAMGQGTRLVVDLGLSSISMLGLLVVLMVGSSLVAKEIERRTIYSLLSRPIGRATYLVGKWAGLTGAVWAIAVILGLSLCGVMAIRGTGGYGGSILQATYLAALELAVITAVAVMFSALSTPVLSALYTLGVYMVGQWCNDLREFAVQFPPALARVTEWLANVAPNLPLFNMRALAADGSPTTAVHLGVATLYALFYCTCVLALATAAFESRDFK, via the coding sequence ATGATCGTCGCTCTGATCGCGCGCAACACCTTTCGCGAAGCGACTCGCGACCGAGTGCTCGCCGGAATGGCCGTCGCCGGAATCGTTCTGCTGCTCGCCGTGCAGGTCCTGACGCCGCTGGCGATGGGACAGGGGACCCGGTTGGTCGTCGATCTCGGTCTCAGCTCGATCTCCATGCTCGGCCTGCTGGTGGTGCTCATGGTCGGGTCCAGCCTGGTGGCCAAGGAGATCGAGCGGCGCACGATCTACAGCCTGCTGTCGCGGCCGATCGGGCGCGCGACGTACCTGGTCGGCAAGTGGGCGGGCCTGACCGGTGCCGTGTGGGCGATTGCCGTGATCCTGGGCCTCTCGCTGTGCGGTGTGATGGCCATTCGCGGAACCGGCGGCTATGGCGGCTCGATCCTCCAGGCGACCTATCTGGCGGCGCTCGAGCTGGCGGTCATCACCGCGGTCGCGGTCATGTTCTCAGCGCTGTCGACCCCGGTGCTGTCGGCCCTCTACACGCTCGGCGTGTACATGGTCGGCCAGTGGTGCAACGACCTCCGCGAGTTCGCCGTGCAGTTTCCGCCGGCGCTGGCCCGGGTCACCGAGTGGCTCGCGAACGTCGCGCCCAACCTGCCGCTGTTCAACATGCGCGCGCTCGCCGCCGATGGGTCGCCGACGACCGCCGTGCATCTGGGCGTGGCCACCCTTTACGCGCTGTTCTATTGCACCTGCGTCCTCGCCCTGGCCACGGCGGCCTTCGAATCCCGGGACTTCAAGTGA